In the genome of Triticum urartu cultivar G1812 chromosome 5, Tu2.1, whole genome shotgun sequence, one region contains:
- the LOC125555720 gene encoding uncharacterized protein LOC125555720: protein MAASKPLALLLLVALSATAMSAAGQGCGGHKVTVQNLCGHDLNLGIAAVADSKVLFPNGWLLPNGKHESFDVCSWSGSVSAQGAAVAKFHLGHDGGAYYEVSTDQANMPIRVSVTPHGSPLQGHCPTAGCNSGNHCFEHSVPGGNCHGVTEIKIVYYNP from the coding sequence ATGGCGGCCTCCAAGCCCCTTGCCCTCCTGCTGCTCGTGGCACTGTCCGCGACGGCCATGTCCGCCGCCGGTCAAGGCTGCGGTGGCCACAAGGTGACGGTGCAGAACCTGTGCGGCCACGACCTGAACCTGGGTATCGCGGCGGTGGCGGACAGCAAGGTCCTCTTCCCCAACGGCTGGCTGCTCCCCAACGGGAAGCACGAGTCGTTCGACGTGTGCTCGTGGTCGGGGAGCGTGTCGGCGCAAGGCGCCGCCGTGGCCAAGTTCCACCTGGGCCACGACGGCGGGGCGTACTACGAGGTGAGCACCGACCAGGCCAACATGCCCATCCGCGTCTCCGTCACCCCGCACGGGAGCCCGCTGCAGGGACACTGCCCCACCGCCGGATGCAACAGCGGCAACCACTGCTTCGAGCACTCCGTCCCCGGCGGCAACTGCCACGGCGTCACCGAGATCAAGATCGTCTACTACAACCCGTAG